A single Vulpes lagopus strain Blue_001 chromosome 3, ASM1834538v1, whole genome shotgun sequence DNA region contains:
- the UMOD gene encoding uromodulin, translating to MGQLSSLTSVWMVVVVTSWVIIAANIDTVEARSCSECHSNATCMEDGMVTTCSCLVGFTGNGFECVDLDECAIPGAHNCSEGSSCMNTPGSYLCTCPDGFRLTPGLGCIDVDECSEPGLSRCHALATCINNKGNYSCVCPAGYRGDGQHCECSPGSCGPGLDCVPVGDALVCADPCQEHRILDEYWRSTEYGAGYTCDVGLNGWYRFTGPGGVRLAETCVPVLHCNTAAPMWLNGTHPTRDQGIVNRTACAHWSGHCCLWDASIQVKACAGGYYVYNLTETPECYLAYCTDPTSVLGTCEECSVEEDCKSHDGMWSCQCKQDFNVTDLSLLDRRLECRPNDIKVSLSKCQLKTLGFEKVFMYLRDSQCSGFNERGDRDWVSVVTPARDGPCGTVMMRNETHATYSNTLYLADEIIIRDRNIKINFECSYPLDMKVSLETSLQPIVSSLNISVGGTGMFTVRMALFQTPDYTQPYQGSSVTLTTEAFLYVGTMLDGGDLSRFALLMTNCYATPSSNATDPLKYFIIQDRCPRTTDSTIQVVENGESPQGRFSVQMFRFAGNYDLVYLHCEVYLCDIINEKCKPTCSGTRFRSGGIIDQSRVLNLGPITRKNVQAVVSRAASSSLGFLKVCLPLLLSATLTLMFQ from the exons atgggGCAGCTTTCCTCTCTGACCTCGGTGTGGATGGTAGTAGTGGTAACCTCTTGGGTCATCATAGCTGCAAACATTGATACTGTGGAAGCAA GAAGCTGCTCTGAATGTCACAGCAATGCCACCTGCATGGAGGATGGGATGGTCACAACATGCTCCTGCCTGGTGGGTTTCACTGGCAACGGCTTTGAGTGCGTGGACCTGGATGAATGTGCCATTCCTGGTGCCCACAACTGCTCGGAGGGGAGCAGCTGTATGAATACGCCGGGCTCCTACCTGTGCACCTGCCCTGACGGCTTCCGTCTGACACCGGGGCTGGGCTGCATCGACGTGGATGAGTGCTCGGAGCCGGGGCTCAGCCGCTGCCATGCCCTGGCCACCTGCATCAACAACAAGGGCAATTACTCGTGCGTGTGCCCAGCGGGCTACCGAGGGGACGGGCAGCACTGTGAGTGCTCCCCGGGCTCCTGCGGCCCGGGCTTGGACTGCGTGCCTGTGGGAGACGCGCTGGTGTGCGCGGACCCGTGCCAGGAGCATCGCATCCTGGATGAGTACTGGCGCAGCACCGAGTACGGGGCGGGTTACACCTGCGACGTGGGCCTGAACGGCTGGTACCGCTTCACAGGGCCAGGTGGGGTGCGCCTGGCGGAGACCTGCGTGCCGGTTCTGCACTGCAACACGGCCGCGCCCATGTGGCTCAATGGCACACACCCGACCAGAGACCAGGGCATCGTGAACCGCACAGCCTGTGCGCACTGGAGTGGCCACTGCTGCCTGTGGGATGCGTCCATCCAGGTGAAGGCCTGCGCCGGCGGCTACTATGTCTACAACCTCACGGAGACCCCTGAGTGCTACCTGGCCTACTGCACAG accccaCCTCTGTGTTGGGGACATGTGAGGAGTGCAGTGTAGAAGAGGACTGCAAATCCCATGATGGCATGTGGAGCTGCCAGTGCAAACAGGACTTCAATGTCACGG ATCTCTCCCTCCTGGACCGCAGGCTGGAGTGTAGGCCCAATGATATCAAGGTGTCCCTGAGCAAGTGTCAGCTGAAGACCCTGGGCTTTGAGAAGGTTTTCATGTACCTGCGTGACAGCCAGTGCTCAGGCTTCAATGAGAGGGGCGACCGGGACTGGGTATCTGTGGTGACCCCAGCCAGGGATGGTCCCTGTGGGACAGTGATGATG AGGAATGAAACCCATGCCACATACAGCAACACTCTTTACCTGGCAGATGAGATCATCATCCGTGACCGCAACATCAAAATCAACTTTGAGTGTTCCTACCCCCTGGATATGAAAGTGAGCTTGGAGACCTCCCTGCAGCCGATAGTCAG CTCCCTAAACATCAGCGTGGGCGGGACAGGCATGTTCACCGTGCGGATGGCACTCTTCCAGACTCCTGACTACACACAGCCCTACCAAGGCTCCTCTGTGACCCTGACCACAGAGGCCTTTCTCTATGTGGGCACCATGCTGGATGGGGGTGATTTGTCCCGGTTTGCACTGCTGATGACTAACTGTTATGCCACACCCAGCAGCAACGCCACAGACCCCTTGAAGTACTTCATCATCCAGGACAG ATGTCCACGCACTACAGACTCAACCATCCAGGTGGTGGAGAATGGGGAGTCCCCTCAGGGCCGATTTTCTGTCCAGATGTTCCGTTTTGCCGGGAACTACGACCTGGTCTACCTGCACTGTGAAGTGTATCTCTGCGACATCATTAATGAAAAATGCAAACCT ACCTGCTCTGGGACCAGATTCCGCAGTGGAGGCATCATAGACCAAAGCCGCGTCCTGAACTTGGGTCCCATCACACGGAAAA ATGTCCAGGCAGTGGTCTCAAGGGCTGCTTCCAGCAGCTTGG gGTTCCTGAAGGtctgcctgcctctgcttctATCGGCCACCTTGACCCTGATGTTTCAGTGA